GGTCAGTCAGAATAACAGATGGAAACCTTGTGTTGCAGAGTTCATACAGGGACCTGAGCCGGTCCAAGGCCCATATGAAGTCCTGCTCAGCCTCGCCATTAAGGAATGCGAAGGCGATACAGAAGGATCGCTGACaggcatcaacaccaatcaTATCAAGCAGCGGCATTCCGTATTTGTTCGTTTTGTATGTGCAGTCCAAGAAAAGTAGATCTGGGTAAGCCTTCAAGTATGCCAATGACTCCGGATGGGCGAACAACACCGCCGTGATTCGGTTATCTGAGTCAAGCTGCATCCGATTCCAGAACCCTTCCTTGTCTAGCTGGTTAGCAAAAGCATGTATAGTGCTCTGACCCTCACAGAGCTCTCGTTTGCTATCTGCGATACGGTTGTAGATATCTTGCTAGGTTGCAATGGTATTCGAGTTCTGGCGAATATAAGTCCTGATATCTTTTGGCGCTACACCAGCGTTCGTAAGGCGGCTGATTGTTGACCTGTCCACATCCGAGAGCTGCCGATGGACTGGGTGCGCCGATTTGTGCCAACTTGGTTCATGGTTGTGTGAAGAAAATTGTGGACCCGGACGATGCCTTAAAGACCAAGTCGTCTTATCTAGGGATTCCTTCGCGATGATAGAGAACCGGCAGTTGGTTCCTCGCGTAGTAGTCTTGCGCTGGCGGTCCCTTGAGGCGCTTGGTGGCCGACACCATCGATCACATGCGCATGTGATAATCTGCCTGCCGCTGGTTGATCGCGACGATCTCCCAGTTACGAACGCGTATCCTCTTGGTGCTGCCCATTCATTGATAGCCGTGAGTAGAGCCTCTCGCGAGTCGTACGTGCCCTCCGGCGGAAGCACATCATCAGGAAATGCCGTCTGCGCCATAACGGCAACCCCTGAAAACTACGGTTGTGGTTAGCAATGGCAGCAATAGCCGCAGCCCCTGAGAAATGCAGTTGTGGAGTTGTGCCAAATTGGGGGCCGACATAATCCGAACGTCTACGCGTGCAGAAGTGGAGAGGCGCCTAGGCGTGTCCCTATGGGCCCCCGCGTCTCGGTCGTGGTAGGCCCATGCTATGTCCAATTGCTATGGCTAGCATGGGGAGAGCCATGCGTATCATTTGCCTCGGAGATGAGACCGAAGTCCAAGCGCGTTAATGTTTGAGCGCGGGACCAGAGCAAACGGTACCAGAGGTGTGTGCGCTGTTTGTAGAAGCACTGTGTTTGAATGTGGCTGAGCTTAACTGTGCAAACAGACGCCTGTTGACTAATTTAGGCGGGACACATTGCGCGATGCGTGTCGCGTATCGCGTTCTCCTCTACACAAGGTGACAACCGACCCATTACTTAGTCATCCAATAACACTAATATATCTGGCATACAAGTTGAGAAATCCTCAAAATAATTCAGCCTAGCGATCTAGCATAGCATTGCCAGTACGTATTGTTTATGGTTACTCCTATGGAATGTGTAAATTCGTACTTATTACTTTTCGTCCCCTGCTTGAGAACCCTGTGTCCAAAAGACAGGACGCGGAGTCGTGTGGGGCAATGGGAGCAACATGACGTAGCCCAAGAAGTCGGCTTTTGCCCATGATCCATTGAGAGGGTACAACACCTGCATTTGATGATCGGGGTAACGAGGTACCCCATAGTCCATCAGACAAGCGGTTGATTTTTCAGCCCTCACAGGAACGGCTGGACACTTAGGACGGAACAGAGTGATATTTTcttaaaactattaataacGTGTTTGATAAGTGAGTGGGTCAGACAAGTAAGTGAGTCACTGCACTGTATAGTATTAAAAaacctaccctatagtatCTTTTTATtctaaataaaatagataaaagtttaaaaaaaatatttttaagaatagtataattaaccttattataaaatatttttttaagatttttagctattttattttatatagtaaaGCTTAATTATACAGTATAAAATACAGTATAAATAGGTTTTAAGGTTTATAGCTGTATAGAATTTTTCTAAAAATCTTAAAaagtttatataatatattttaagacttatatatacgCTACTAGAATTACAGCCAATTTAGGCTTAGTTTGAATTTTTAAAGAATTTTTTAAACCCGGGTTTAAGGTGGAAATAAGATTGACTCACTCACTTGGATGACCCACTCACTTATCAAACACGttaagttatttaaattagttaataaatcTTAAAACAGATTAAACTTTTCTTATAAATACAAAAGTAATAAAGGTATAGTTATAgcttaagtatattataacGATTGCACAAGCCGTTAAACCACAGGACAAAAGATCGGGCCATAATCGCTACGCAAGCAATCATAGGTGTGCTACAGCTGccttatagaagccttataGCGCTGTTACGGGCACGAATCATAACAAAAAGGGGGAGAAaggtaaattaagaaaagaaggttttagtatttaaggAAAAACTATACATATTAGTAGACTAAGGCTAGCTTAataggttaataataaatcagattaggttataagataatataataggagaaatataagttaattataaatataaatatataaatattttattacttacATTTCTAAGATTAagtttttatttattttttatattatatttaaagctatatttatagaatataagtaattattaagtagttcttaagttatttaaggataaatttaataattagGAGGAGACCTTTTTAACATATAGGCTAGGCAGGGAGGGTTAACCTATACgttaaaaagaaaaatatgttacttacttatttaacctacttacttattaaatatataataatttaagaactaattaatttaattatcATAGttaaaagtaataactttaaaatttatataaagaaataaaaataaaacttaaatttattagaaaatatataaaaaactattataacccaaaataattaaaaagatTAACTTTtttagaaaataatataatctcCCTAGCTGTAAAggatattaaaataaattaattaagttataaattaaataataaatttattaggTATTACAAGATATTATACAAAAGTTTAAAAAATANNNNNNNNNNNNNNNNNNNNNNNNNNNNNNNNNNNNNNNNNNNNNNNNNNNNNNNNNNNNNNNNNNNNNNNNNNNNNNNNNNNNNNNNNNNNNNNNNNNNTGCAAGGAAGATTTGGCTATCTCAAACAGCCTACATTGACAAAATCGCAAATCTAGCTAACAAGGGAACATCTACAGTACCAATGACTCAAACAGAGCTACGACCTCAAACAGGACTAGCAACCCCGGCAGAACTTCAACGATATCAACGTAAAGTCGGCTCGATCCTCTATATCGCCGTTAACACCCGGCCTGACATAGCTTTCGCCGCCTCCAGGCTGGCCCGATTTCTTGTCAACCCtggccaagaacaccaagacGCCGCCGACCGCGTTATCCACTACCTCTCACACACAAGGCACCGAGCCCTACGATTCGGAGGACCCGGAGGTCTTACAGTTGCTAGTGACGCTTCTTTTGCCGATAACACCCTTGATCGGAAAAGCTCCCAAGCGTACACTATCCGACTATTCGACGGGTTGATCGGCTGGAGAGCTAGCAAGCAGAATACAGTCACCACATCCACGACAGAGGCAGAGCTCCTAGCCTTGGCACAGGCTGCTAAGGAATCCCTCTATGTGAGTCGGCTGTTGAAAGAGCTTACAGTTCAGATGGATGATCCGACTATCCGTATCGACTGCGACAATACTCAAACTATCAACCTTGTGACCGCCGAAATCGCTACTTTGAAGACTAAGTTGCGGCACGTGGATATTCACAACCACTGGCTGAGACAGGAGGTCCAAGAAGGGAGAATTCAAGTCAAATACACCAAATCAACGGATATGATCGCAGACGGATTGACAAAGGCCCTGCCGGCAGGCAGATGGAACCGCTTCCTCTATCAACTTGGCCTGGAAGATATTCAGGAAAGACAGCAGCAGAGCCGGAAGCAAGAAGGAATAGAAGCAAGGCTCCAGAAGATAGAAGACTGCCTAGGAAATGCAGGCTCAACTGGGACCTATTGAGCCTGAGGGGGTGTGTTGAATGTTGGAGGGTTcaccctcaacttcaggATTAAGGTTCAGGATTAAAGTTTGACGCCCTAAACTTAGATCGTAGGActttcatctaggactttctAGGACTCAAGTCCTAGAAGGAACCAGTTGAAGATATAAGGTCTCAATGGTCCTTCGATTGCGAAAGGATCAAGAAATATACACGATTCACCTTAATATCTGACAGATATGGTGATTGCTCCACCGTAGTGCTGCTCCGGCTGCAATCATCGAATGCCCCTTCGCCAGCGGTCTGATCTTTTGTTGGAAAACTGGGAATCCCCCCTATCATCAGGATTCTGACTGTTggtctgaaagtcctagatttaaagttcaaagtcctaTATGAAATCAACTAAAGATTTAAACaggagaagaactctcatctcaacaatgaacaatcaagtttcatAAGAAATATACAGTGAATTTCAGGTTCAGTTTCTACATTTTCGTGTTTACATTTTATCTTAACCCGCCAAAATAACACAATCCTTGGTATATGATGGGAAACTGAACCTGAAAATCACTGTACCTTCACCCAGtactactgcgcaatataaacaacagCAAACCTTAGACTGCTTAAGGCCCCCACTCTGGTCTTGTCGGTACTTTTGTATCTAACATCATAATTATGCTAATTTGCAGATAAACTTTCAGGATGCTCCTCGGCCACCAGGCCCAGAAGATTACTTTGCCCAACGCGCAATCAAGCAAGAAGCTGCAAATCAACCCGTCTGTCGGTTCTTCAATGACAAATTGAGTAGCGAATCTTACCATCAAGTGTGGGTAGTCTGAACTACCGATGCAACTGCAGCTGAAACATGAACATTCGGCTAACTAGGCGGATATGAGTTCCAAGTACAGTGGGATGCAATAAGTTTGAATACCGGGCGTGTATCTTCTTTTGCCGCTAGCCTCTTTGAGCCAGCTACCACGTGCATATCAGCTTTTGCATGGCTAATAAGAATATAGGGATTGGCTAgatcgagcttcttcttcagattAGAAGCAGGCTTAACTCCAAATAGGCTAGACAGGGGGTATCAGTACTTCTAAGGGTATTCAAACTTATTGCATCCCACTGTAGCAGTCGGTATGACTTGATGGTGAGACACTGCCGCAACAGCCGAAAGACGTGTCTGGATATTTTGATACAGAGAATTTCAGGTTCAGTTTCTGCAGTTTTaactttctttcttccacCTACCCCCTAAAATGGCAAACTTTCCTGTATTTCAAGAGAAACTGAACCTGAAACTCCCTGTAGGTTTCCTTTCCTCATGTTCAAAGTTCAAACTATGCTACCTATAAACTCAAACAAAACCCTATAGTCATATAGTGCGGCGGGGTAGGCAGTCATCGTGCCGGGCATCCGGAATTGACATGCTTCCAGACTAAATCTGAAACAACACCGCGGCTTGGATAATTGCCATGCACCAATAGACGGAGATATATTACCCGAGCCCTTGCTTAGTGTTTCAACCCATCTAACCCCGGATGTTGAGGACAGAGGTGGATCTATCGTGCCCATAGATTGGCACTTCGACGCGGTAGAAAATGGCATCTCATATCGTCACTAGATACTGGATCCTGGTGAAACCATCAAGTGTCAAGGTTGCCAAATACGAAATACGAACCTTGACGGACGGCTAGACGGCATGTAGGTTTGACTCGCTGTTTCAAGATCTTTATATACTTTGAGCATTCCGATTTTTTtcatctttttcttttttttttttttttttttttttttcatgTAGGTATTCAAGACTTTGACAGTCTCGATCAATATTGTgtcccttcttctttttttatttgCTTTGATAGACAACTTTCCATGTTCTTCCTCCTTGTTTTCCTTAACCCTCTTTGAACTGTACTTCGGTTTTttcatttttttttttttttttttgacaTATCGTTACAAGATGCGCTTTTCACTCCCTCTTTTCGGCGGCTTTATTGCTTCCACTTTTGCTGGCTACTCCCATTCCAACTCAAAGTCCCACCACCCCAGGTCCCTCCCCAAGTCTGAATCGAGTTCAGACTCCCATCCAGCCTCTGGAGGCTGTAACTTTACTACTGCTGATACTGCTATGCAGCACAAGAGCAGCTGCTCGACTATCGTcctcaacaacgtcaaagtcCCTGCTGGAAAGACTCTGGACCTGACCAATCTTAAGGATGGCACCACGGTAAAGCCACTCGGTCTACTCTCGTCCATGACGTGACATTTATCTGACAGAGTTATAGGTCATCTTCAAGGGAGTCATGACCTTTGGTTACGCCGAGTGGCTAGGTCCTTTAATTACTATCTCGGGAAACGGCCTTACCATTGAGGGAGATGCTGGACACTGCATCAATGGTCAAGGTCGGCGATATTGGGATGGAAAAGGCGGCAACGgcggcaagaagaagcccaagctcgTGGCACTTCATGATGTTCATGACTCGATCGTCCagaatctcaacatcaaggacACTCCGGTCCAGGCCGTGAGCATCAACACAGTCACGAACCTGCTTGTCAAAGACGTCCACATCGACAGCTCCCTCGGCGACAAACTGGGCGGACACAACACTGACGGCTTCAATATCGGCAAGGTCGATGGACTCGTTATCGATGGTGCCGTCGTCGAGAATCAGGACGATTGCGTTGCCATCAACTCGGGTAAAAACATCACCTTCACCAACGGTCACTGCAGCGGTGGTCACGGTGCCTCGATTGGATCCGTTGGCAATAAATCTATCGTCGAGAATGTTTTCATCTCCAAGACCATGATTGAAAGTTCCGAAAACGCTATTCGTATCAAGACCATTGCGGGGGCCACAGGCTCCGTCACGGATGTCACGTATGAGGACATCACCCTTCGCGATATCGACAAATACGGCATGGTTTTCCGACAGGACTACCTCAACGGCGGCCCGACTCAGCAGCCTACCAAGGGTATTCCTATGACAGGTATCAGGATAAAGAACGTCACAGGAACGGTGAAGCCGGCGGGTAAGAACACCTTCATTCTCTGTGCCGACTGCAAGGACTGGACATTTAcagacatcaacatcactgGCGGCCAGAGTAAGGAGAAGTGTGTGGGCGTTCCCGCTGGTGCATTCTGCACCTAAACCGAGTAGAATCGAGGGCTGAGCAAGACATTTGTCCAAATGTGATAAATGTAGCTGGCTACTCTATTTTTATCTCTTTTGCTAGCAACGGTTTCTAGGCAGCTAAACTTGTATCTGTCTATCTATTCGGCTCTATCACATCTCGTTGTTCGAATTAGCAGGGTCTTGAAAAATCCAAACCAAGTCGCTCTCCTTGACCGATATGTCCCGCGTGACTTTGTTGATAAGTCGTCCACACTAGTTTTGGCCCACCCTGGCTTTGGCCCGCTCCACgtgttgtttatattgcgcagtagtgctgggtgaaaatgttttttttttattttttttttatttatgAAACTTGGTTGTTTCTTATTGAGCTGAGAGTTATTctcgggtttatatctctagataATTGtatctaggactttaaactttaaatctaggactttcaaACTGTTAttctgaatcctgaagggaagggggatccccggattttccaacaagCCTTAAGGCAGCATTCCCTATTGGGCAAGTAACCTTTCTGTCGAATGCCGGATAGCCGGGGCGATTATTGCATTAACGCCGAATTTGAATCAAGGTTTTAAAACGGCAAGGCCCTCTGCGCCAGTCCCCTCCCCGCCGGAGCAGCTGGAAATGGGAACAAAGCAGGGAGACAATATGGGGACTGACAATGTCCAGTCAGGTGCAGCAAGAGAGTCCTACAACATGCCTgtaccatgcagtacccacctgcCGGTCATACCCACCTACCGGTCAGCGAAAAAAAGatttccccatacaaaatgtTAAACTTCACTTGCACAGTGCTTGGCCAAAATTGAAGTTATTTACATGGAACAGATTGTGTCTTACTGAGAGTTTCATGCTGTTTCATATTGGAATGTTCATTTGTATTTTACATAAGCAGTTTGGTCGCATGGCACTAATGTAAAATTTCTCAAAATGTCTCCTTCATCACCCAGCCTCCCCAAAATTTCATCAAACTTTTATCTATAGCAGCTTCCTTTAATCGCCTTGAAAATGCCTCAACAGTCTTATACAGAGAATGATGTCATTGAAGCTATACTGGATGTTACAGATAACCACCTCTCGCAGCACCAGGCCGCCCAGAAGCATGGAATGCCCCAAACCACTCTGTCTGACCGATTAAGAGGCCTACCGTCAAAGTCCGAGGTCACCCAACCTGCCCAGTTGTTATACAAATCCCAAGAGGCTAGATTAGTTACATGGAtacttcgacaagaggccttgggctatgctcctTCCCACAGTCAAGTTCGCGCCACGGTAGCTGCCCTGTTGAGACAGCAGGGCCGGGAAACGCCTATCGGTGTACACTGGCTAGCCAGATTTATTAAACGCCATCCAGAGATCGATACGAAGGTAGGAAAACGCCAGGAAGCTTCAAGGTTCAATTCTTTTACCCCAATGGCcgtcaattggtactttgGTATCCGGGAGAGCGaatatggctggatcaagcctgagaacacGGTTAATGTTGACGAGGGCGGTATCATGGCTGGATTTGGTGAGTACTGACCACTTCTGATACAAGACTTAGCAATAAATTGCAAATCTAGGTTTGGATTCCTTGGTAATTGGCAGTAGCGATCCCAggaggaaggccttcctcaaagGCTCGCAGTCCCGCACTTGGACTAGTTTTATCGAAGCCGTCACTGCAGATGGCCGTCTTCTAAAGCCGGGAATTATCTTCAAGGGCAAAGAACTTCAGAAGCAGTGGTTTATTGATGAGTTTAACAAGATCGCCGACTGGTATTATATCACATCCGATAACGGCTGGACAGACAACCATATTGCGGTCGAGTGGCTCAAAGAGGTTTATCTGCCCCAAAGCCAGCCAGCAGATGAGTCTGATGCAAGGCTCATCATATTAGATGGCCATGGGAGCCATGTATCTGTAGGTATCTACCTGTTCTCGATCAGAAATACCGCTGACTGAAATTCCAGGATGAGTGGACAGGGTTGAAAGCCACTCCACCCAATCCACGTAGTGGATCCACTCGTGGATTCCACTGTCCACTCCACTAGCAAAACCCCAGTGGATTGGCTAATCCACCGAATCCACTCGGCGATGTCGTGGATGGATTGGGTGGATTTGGGTGGATTAGAAGTGGGGGTAGTTAAGGGGGCCCATGTATTTTGGCAGAATACCTCTAACAGAGGCTGATGTGCCCCATAACTTTTGCAATATTGCTACCCTATGTCAAAAACACCATGAAACTTCT
This genomic interval from Fusarium oxysporum f. sp. lycopersici 4287 chromosome 3, whole genome shotgun sequence contains the following:
- a CDS encoding hypothetical protein (At least one base has a quality score < 10); translated protein: MRFSLPLFGGFIASTFAGYSHSNSKSHHPRSLPKSESSSDSHPASGGCNFTTADTAMQHKSSCSTIVLNNVKVPAGKTLDLTNLKDGTTVIFKGVMTFGYAEWLGPLITISGNGLTIEGDAGHCINGQGRRYWDGKGGNGGKKKPKLVALHDVHDSIVQNLNIKDTPVQAVSINTVTNLLVKDVHIDSSLGDKLGGHNTDGFNIGKVDGLVIDGAVVENQDDCVAINSGKNITFTNGHCSGGHGASIGSVGNKSIVENVFISKTMIESSENAIRIKTIAGATGSVTDVTYEDITLRDIDKYGMVFRQDYLNGGPTQQPTKGIPMTGIRIKNVTGTVKPAGKNTFILCADCKDWTFTDINITGGQSKEKCVGVPAGAFCT